In Pedobacter sp. WC2423, the following are encoded in one genomic region:
- a CDS encoding glycoside hydrolase family 9 protein has product MKSIFYSALFILFSLNLTGAFAQETESSNIFLDQSGFYPNLDKSAIITSAVSENSFDLVALPGRKRVYTGSMSEPKSTGYSGIKVRIANFSDYERPGTYLIRIPGVGESPAFRIADHVHQELAVAALKAFYYQRASSTLDKNYAGKWYRASGHPDTSVHIHPSAVSKNRKADSRINVEGGWYDAGDYNKYIVNSGISTATLLSAYEDFPDYFLSLKASIPNAKNKVPDILTEAICNLRWMLKMQDPDDGGVYNKCTNLDFDAMIMPAQALSARYVVAKGTAATLNMAGVAAQASRILRDFPEQYPGLADSCLSAAVLAWNWAIKNPDLAYDQDLMNKMFNLKVNTGAYGDKDFEDEWTWASAELLTSTGEKKYFDAFFSRLNAPVSLPGWSNVGILGYYSLIRCQSKLPGVYQSMTSILKKKILTIADRYLLARKTNAYGIVMGSSLSDFVWGSNSVAMNQSVLLINAYLFTQNKAYLNGAVGNLDYILGRNATGYSFVTGIGTKSPMNPHHRPSFADGVVDPVPGLLVGGPNREKQDGLKYKYAEPELSYLDNVASYASNEIAINWNAPLVYVANALECLQKTGNNNAK; this is encoded by the coding sequence ATGAAATCTATATTTTACAGCGCTCTTTTTATACTTTTCAGTCTGAATTTAACTGGTGCATTTGCCCAGGAGACTGAAAGCTCCAATATCTTCTTAGATCAATCAGGATTTTATCCGAATTTGGATAAAAGTGCAATAATTACCAGTGCCGTTTCCGAAAACAGTTTCGATCTGGTTGCCTTACCAGGCAGGAAGAGGGTCTATACGGGATCAATGTCTGAGCCGAAAAGCACAGGATATTCTGGTATTAAGGTCAGGATAGCAAATTTTAGTGACTACGAGCGGCCGGGGACCTACTTGATCCGAATCCCGGGAGTTGGTGAATCTCCGGCTTTCAGGATTGCTGATCATGTGCATCAGGAGCTTGCAGTAGCGGCACTGAAAGCATTTTATTACCAACGCGCTTCTTCAACGCTTGATAAAAATTATGCAGGAAAGTGGTACCGGGCGTCGGGTCATCCGGATACGTCGGTTCATATTCATCCATCAGCCGTCTCTAAAAACCGTAAGGCCGATAGCAGGATTAATGTTGAAGGAGGGTGGTACGATGCAGGTGATTACAATAAGTACATCGTCAATAGTGGAATTTCTACTGCAACTTTACTTTCAGCATACGAAGACTTTCCTGACTATTTTCTTAGTCTGAAAGCCAGCATTCCAAATGCAAAAAATAAGGTGCCGGATATATTGACCGAAGCCATCTGCAATTTACGCTGGATGCTGAAAATGCAGGATCCTGATGACGGAGGTGTATATAATAAATGTACAAATCTTGATTTCGATGCGATGATTATGCCAGCGCAAGCTTTATCTGCCCGTTATGTAGTCGCAAAAGGTACTGCCGCAACGCTTAATATGGCCGGGGTTGCAGCTCAGGCATCCCGTATCTTAAGGGATTTTCCTGAACAATATCCCGGATTGGCGGATAGTTGTCTGTCTGCAGCTGTTCTGGCCTGGAATTGGGCCATCAAAAATCCGGATCTGGCTTACGACCAGGATCTGATGAACAAAATGTTCAACCTGAAGGTAAATACAGGGGCTTATGGAGATAAAGATTTTGAAGATGAATGGACCTGGGCTTCTGCCGAATTACTGACATCTACCGGTGAGAAAAAATATTTTGATGCTTTTTTTTCGCGCCTGAATGCACCTGTGAGTTTACCAGGATGGAGTAATGTTGGTATTCTAGGATATTATTCCCTGATCAGATGTCAAAGTAAACTCCCCGGAGTGTATCAAAGTATGACCAGTATCTTAAAGAAAAAAATACTAACCATTGCAGATCGTTACCTCTTGGCCCGCAAAACTAATGCCTATGGCATAGTGATGGGTAGTTCGCTTTCTGACTTTGTATGGGGAAGCAATTCTGTCGCCATGAATCAAAGTGTCCTGCTCATCAATGCTTATTTATTTACACAAAATAAAGCTTACCTGAATGGGGCAGTTGGTAATCTGGATTATATTCTGGGAAGAAATGCAACTGGTTATTCTTTTGTGACTGGTATTGGTACCAAATCGCCCATGAATCCACATCACCGGCCATCTTTTGCAGATGGTGTTGTTGACCCGGTTCCTGGACTGCTTGTTGGCGGACCTAATCGGGAAAAGCAGGATGGATTAAAATATAAATATGCGGAGCCTGAACTATCCTATCTGGATAATGTTGCCTCTTATGCAAGTAATGAAATTGCTATCAATTGGAATGCTCCTCTGGTTTATGTTGCAAATGCATTGGAATGTTTACAAAAGACAGGAAACAATAATGCAAAGTAA